GCTGCGGACGTACCGCCGGTGCGTGGTGCCCCAGGAGCCCGGCGACCAGGTGCTCTCCGGCACGAACAGCGGCACCATCAGCGCCTCGAACATCGAACCGCCCCAGGTGGGCACGAGCTTGCGGCCGCGGTAGGTGTAGTGCCCCTCCCAGACCCGCACCCCGTCGATCGTCACGTACCCGCCCCCCGGCTCCTGCTCCTGGCCCATGCCGGGCAGCAGGGTGCGCAGCAGGTGCCAGTAGTGCTCGGCGGGCAGCGAACCGTCCGCGATGCCGAGGTAACTGGCCATCCGGGGCTCGGTGTTGAGGGCACCGTAGTGATGGGCGGTGGGCTCGCCCCGGCCCGGCTTGTCCGGCCAGTAGCCGCCCCTGAGCTGCCCGGGTCCCGCGACCGGGTCGGCCGGGTCGTAGGGCGTGTAGAAGTAGGACCAGTCGGCGTCGGCGAGCAGCGCCGCGATCCTGGGCCGCAGCAGGGGATCGGCGTCGGCGGCGATCCGCAACCCGGTCACCAGCCACGCGTTGTCGACGGTGGACAGGAACGGGCGCACCGGGTCGCCGGTCTCGGGCCACGCCGTGAGGAGTGAACCGTCGTGCGCGTCGTACCAGTTGAACCAGAACCCGTGGGCGCGCTCCAGCCGTTCGACGGCGGCGACCGCGCGGCTGAGCGCGCGGTGCATGGCCGTCCCCGAGATGACCCCGAGACCGGCCGCGGCGACCGTGGACCAGAGGCCGCAGC
The sequence above is a segment of the Streptomyces griseoviridis genome. Coding sequences within it:
- a CDS encoding glucoamylase family protein; amino-acid sequence: MNRRSFLTATTATAAALTAATSLPAAAASAPRPEAEQRLLRAWFAATHRSMQAMTTELGLATDKIDVSGGTPVPSTQTSPTNIGCGLWSTVAAAGLGVISGTAMHRALSRAVAAVERLERAHGFWFNWYDAHDGSLLTAWPETGDPVRPFLSTVDNAWLVTGLRIAADADPLLRPRIAALLADADWSYFYTPYDPADPVAGPGQLRGGYWPDKPGRGEPTAHHYGALNTEPRMASYLGIADGSLPAEHYWHLLRTLLPGMGQEQEPGGGYVTIDGVRVWEGHYTYRGRKLVPTWGGSMFEALMVPLFVPESTWSPGSWGTTHRRYVRSQIEHGVAEEGYGFWGFSPASVPDGGYREYGVDGIGMQEDGYHSLGVVTPHASFLALPQAPAEALANLRGLDRAFGAYDDRYGFRDSVDVTTGRVSDVVLALDQGMITAALAQRLRPGLLQGPFRGGGFAGRVRPLLARERFSL